One stretch of Chryseobacterium indologenes DNA includes these proteins:
- a CDS encoding riboflavin synthase: MFTGIIEAVGVIEKIEEKGSNIDFTLTCPFTNELKIDQSLAHNGCCLTVVEIKENQYVVTAINETLEKTNLGKWELGTVVNLERCMKMDGRLDGHIVQGHVDKTGEVVGIENKDGSYFITMKYESDGSFVTVPQGSITVNGISLTVAKSEDTQFSVAIIPYTWEFTNMKHLKIGDQVNLEFDIIGKYIARLIKK, from the coding sequence ATGTTCACAGGAATTATTGAAGCAGTTGGTGTTATTGAAAAGATTGAAGAGAAAGGAAGCAACATAGATTTCACCCTGACATGCCCTTTTACTAACGAACTTAAAATTGACCAAAGTTTAGCACACAACGGGTGTTGCCTTACGGTAGTTGAGATTAAAGAGAATCAATATGTAGTCACAGCGATTAACGAAACGCTTGAAAAGACCAACCTTGGAAAATGGGAATTGGGTACTGTAGTGAATCTTGAGCGTTGCATGAAAATGGACGGAAGACTTGATGGTCACATTGTTCAGGGGCATGTTGATAAGACCGGAGAAGTAGTAGGAATCGAAAATAAAGACGGAAGTTATTTCATTACGATGAAATATGAATCAGACGGAAGCTTTGTAACGGTGCCTCAAGGGTCTATTACCGTAAATGGTATCAGTTTAACTGTAGCAAAAAGTGAAGATACTCAATTCTCCGTAGCCATTATTCCTTATACCTGGGAGTTTACCAATATGAAACACTTGAAAATTGGAGATCAAGTAAACCTTGAATTTGACATCATTGGTAAGTATATTGCTAGGTTAATTAAAAAGTAG
- the pdxA gene encoding 4-hydroxythreonine-4-phosphate dehydrogenase PdxA — protein sequence MSPKNHKVRVGISIGDFNGIGPEIIMKSLADKTITDFFTPVIFGSGKLFTYQKNIFKLNLNFNYVNEASQAQVGKLNMVNLTKENVNVELGVPTEESTKMAIDSLEAATEALMKGDIDVLVTAPINKDEMVKMGFKHAGHTGYFEEKFSKKGLMFLVTEDLKVAVSTHHIPIAQIAENISKEKIKKQIRVLNQTLIEDFCIQKPKIAVLGLNPHAGDGGVIGTEEIEIISPAIQELSDNGILAFGPFPADSFFQPNKYKNFDAVLAMYHDQGLAPFKTLAYEEGVNYTAGLPFIRTSPDHGVAYDIAGKNVADEQSFTEAIFTAIKVFKNRSEYSELMSNRLQPRKMTVDNGIDEDLPEETEA from the coding sequence ATGAGCCCAAAAAACCATAAAGTACGAGTAGGAATTTCAATCGGTGATTTCAATGGCATCGGTCCGGAGATCATCATGAAGTCTCTGGCAGACAAAACCATTACGGATTTTTTCACTCCTGTAATTTTTGGTTCGGGAAAATTATTCACTTATCAGAAAAACATTTTCAAGTTGAATCTGAATTTCAATTATGTAAATGAAGCATCCCAGGCCCAAGTTGGTAAGCTGAATATGGTAAATCTAACCAAGGAAAACGTGAATGTTGAATTGGGAGTTCCCACAGAAGAATCAACCAAGATGGCTATCGATTCTTTAGAGGCAGCTACCGAAGCTTTGATGAAAGGAGACATTGATGTTTTGGTCACCGCTCCTATCAACAAGGATGAAATGGTAAAAATGGGCTTTAAACACGCCGGACATACTGGATATTTTGAAGAAAAATTCAGCAAAAAAGGCCTGATGTTCCTCGTAACAGAAGATCTTAAAGTAGCCGTGTCTACCCACCATATTCCTATTGCGCAGATAGCTGAGAATATTTCCAAGGAAAAAATCAAAAAGCAGATCAGAGTATTGAACCAGACGCTTATTGAAGATTTCTGCATTCAGAAACCTAAAATTGCAGTATTGGGATTGAATCCACATGCAGGAGATGGAGGCGTAATCGGAACTGAAGAAATAGAAATCATCAGCCCGGCTATTCAGGAACTTTCAGATAATGGAATTCTGGCATTCGGACCTTTTCCAGCAGACAGCTTCTTCCAACCGAATAAGTACAAAAATTTTGATGCTGTCTTAGCGATGTATCACGATCAGGGATTAGCACCGTTTAAAACACTGGCTTATGAAGAAGGTGTAAATTATACAGCAGGGCTTCCTTTTATAAGAACTTCTCCGGATCATGGAGTTGCTTATGATATTGCCGGGAAAAATGTTGCGGATGAACAGAGTTTTACAGAAGCAATCTTCACCGCTATTAAAGTTTTCAAGAACAGAAGTGAATACAGTGAACTAATGAGCAACCGCCTTCAGCCAAGAAAAATGACTGTTGATAACGGAATTGACGAGGATCTGCCTGAGGAAACTGAAGCATAA
- a CDS encoding YceD family protein produces MDKLRNYDVSFSGLKNGKHEFKFEIDKTFFQLFDTEQEFTNPRIEVNVLLDKHTTFLEFEIKIKGLVELVCDITNEDFDYPIENEIKILVNFGEEYDDSNEDVITIPSGEHAFNVAHLIYENVMLSIPMKKISPNVSDEDIKILDQFSPKEIEETEEEEHKSDPRWDALRKLRDNN; encoded by the coding sequence ATGGACAAGTTAAGAAACTATGACGTAAGCTTTTCCGGACTTAAAAACGGAAAACACGAGTTCAAGTTTGAGATAGATAAAACGTTCTTTCAATTATTTGACACTGAGCAGGAATTTACAAACCCAAGAATAGAAGTAAATGTCTTATTAGACAAGCATACTACTTTTCTGGAGTTTGAGATTAAAATAAAAGGGTTAGTGGAGCTGGTTTGTGATATTACAAATGAAGATTTCGACTATCCTATTGAGAATGAAATCAAAATTCTGGTGAATTTCGGGGAAGAATATGATGACAGCAATGAAGATGTCATTACAATTCCTTCCGGAGAGCATGCTTTCAATGTAGCGCATTTGATCTACGAAAATGTAATGCTTTCTATCCCGATGAAAAAGATTTCACCGAATGTAAGTGATGAAGATATAAAAATTCTTGACCAGTTCAGTCCGAAAGAAATTGAGGAAACAGAAGAGGAAGAACATAAAAGTGATCCTAGATGGGACGCTTTAAGAAAATTAAGAGACAATAATTAA
- the rpmF gene encoding 50S ribosomal protein L32, producing the protein MAHPKRRQSSTRRDKRRTHYKAVVPQLAKDATTGELHLYHRAHWHEGKLYYRGKVVLEKEVAATEEN; encoded by the coding sequence ATGGCACATCCAAAGAGAAGACAGTCGTCGACAAGAAGAGATAAGAGAAGAACTCACTACAAAGCTGTAGTTCCTCAATTAGCTAAAGATGCAACAACAGGAGAGCTTCACCTATACCACAGAGCTCACTGGCATGAAGGAAAACTTTACTACAGAGGTAAAGTAGTATTGGAAAAAGAAGTAGCTGCTACTGAAGAAAACTAA
- the accB gene encoding acetyl-CoA carboxylase biotin carboxyl carrier protein, which produces MDIKDIQNLIKFVSKAEVSEVKYKTKDFEITIKTPLAGNDAVYAQPAVYHTAPQAVAAPAPAATPAAAPAEKAEAASDDSKYVTIKSPMIGTFYRKPSPDKDVFVNVGDEVSVGKVVCVIEAMKLFNQIESEISGKIVKILVDDATPVEYDQPLFLVDPS; this is translated from the coding sequence ATGGACATTAAAGACATACAAAATCTTATTAAGTTTGTATCTAAGGCTGAAGTTTCAGAAGTGAAGTACAAGACTAAAGATTTCGAAATCACTATTAAAACTCCATTGGCTGGAAACGATGCTGTTTATGCACAACCTGCAGTATATCATACAGCTCCACAAGCGGTAGCTGCTCCGGCACCTGCTGCAACTCCTGCGGCTGCACCAGCTGAAAAAGCTGAAGCTGCTTCTGATGACAGTAAATATGTAACCATCAAATCTCCAATGATTGGTACTTTCTATAGAAAGCCATCTCCAGATAAAGATGTATTTGTAAATGTAGGTGATGAAGTTTCTGTTGGCAAAGTAGTTTGCGTAATTGAAGCAATGAAATTATTCAACCAGATTGAATCTGAAATCAGCGGAAAAATCGTTAAAATTTTAGTTGACGATGCAACTCCGGTAGAATATGACCAACCGTTATTCTTAGTAGATCCATCTTAA
- the accC gene encoding acetyl-CoA carboxylase biotin carboxylase subunit, whose amino-acid sequence MFKKILIANRGEIAMRILRTCKEMGIKTVAVYSTADKDSLHVRFADEAVCIGPAMSKDSYLKIPNIIAAAEITNADAIHPGYGFLSENANFSRICQKNGIKFIGASPEQIEKMGDKANAKATMKAAGVPCVPGSDGLIESYEHAVKVAEETGYPVMIKATAGGGGKGMRAVWKAEDLKDHWESAIQEAVAAFGNGGMYMEKLIEEPRHIEIQVAGDQFGKACHLSERDCSVQRRNQKLTEETPSPFMTDELREKMGDAAVKAAEFIGYEGVGTIEFLVDKHRNFYFMEMNTRIQVEHPITEQVIDYDLIREQILLAAGTPISGINYYPKLHSIECRINAEDPYADFRPSPGKITGLNIPGGHGIRVDTHVYSGYTIPSNYDSMIAKLITTAQTREEAIAKMRRALEEFYIEGVKTTIPFHRQLMDNEDYLAGNYTTKFMEDFVMDRKYDNH is encoded by the coding sequence ATGTTCAAGAAAATATTAATAGCCAATCGTGGCGAAATTGCAATGCGTATCTTGCGTACTTGTAAAGAAATGGGGATCAAAACCGTAGCAGTATATTCTACGGCTGATAAAGACAGTCTTCACGTAAGATTTGCTGATGAAGCTGTTTGTATTGGTCCTGCAATGAGCAAAGACTCATATCTTAAAATTCCTAATATCATTGCTGCTGCGGAAATTACCAATGCTGATGCAATTCACCCAGGTTACGGATTCTTATCAGAAAATGCTAACTTCTCAAGAATCTGCCAAAAGAATGGAATTAAATTCATCGGAGCTTCTCCTGAGCAGATTGAAAAAATGGGAGATAAAGCGAACGCTAAAGCTACCATGAAAGCTGCGGGTGTACCATGTGTACCTGGTTCTGACGGATTGATTGAATCTTACGAGCACGCTGTAAAAGTTGCTGAAGAAACAGGATACCCTGTAATGATTAAAGCAACTGCCGGTGGTGGTGGTAAAGGGATGAGAGCCGTTTGGAAAGCTGAAGACCTTAAAGATCACTGGGAATCTGCTATTCAGGAAGCTGTAGCTGCCTTTGGAAACGGAGGTATGTATATGGAAAAACTGATCGAAGAGCCTAGACACATCGAAATTCAGGTTGCAGGTGACCAATTCGGTAAAGCTTGTCACCTTTCTGAAAGAGACTGTTCTGTACAGAGAAGAAACCAGAAATTAACGGAAGAAACCCCTTCTCCTTTCATGACAGACGAACTTCGTGAGAAAATGGGTGACGCTGCTGTAAAAGCTGCTGAATTCATTGGATACGAAGGGGTAGGAACTATTGAATTCCTTGTAGACAAGCACAGAAATTTCTATTTTATGGAAATGAATACAAGAATCCAGGTAGAGCATCCTATTACTGAGCAGGTAATTGATTATGACCTGATCAGAGAACAAATTCTTCTTGCTGCAGGAACTCCTATTTCAGGAATCAATTACTATCCTAAATTACACTCTATTGAGTGTAGAATCAACGCTGAAGATCCTTACGCAGACTTCAGACCATCTCCAGGAAAAATCACAGGATTAAACATCCCTGGAGGACACGGAATAAGAGTAGACACTCACGTGTATTCCGGATATACAATCCCTTCTAACTACGATTCTATGATTGCTAAGCTTATTACAACGGCTCAAACCCGTGAAGAAGCTATTGCAAAAATGAGACGTGCTCTTGAGGAATTCTATATTGAAGGAGTAAAAACGACCATTCCTTTCCACAGACAACTGATGGATAATGAAGATTATCTTGCAGGAAACTATACTACAAAATTCATGGAGGATTTTGTAATGGATAGAAAATATGATAATCACTAA
- a CDS encoding Crp/Fnr family transcriptional regulator, whose product MTSAIKEKLAETLQVSMERAEEFLEICYIVNYDKNKTIEPKNGVFDRLGFILNGAVRIYYINEKGEDISYLLQVNNDVIGDYASYITGKKSMAVIKTLLKTEVLYFDKKDIEILIHKDIFWLGLAKRISDLAFLDAKQRLDELFFYTPEERYLNLLKKSPEILNKIPQKYISSYLGITPQSLSRIRKRIYSFQKLT is encoded by the coding sequence ATGACATCAGCAATAAAAGAGAAATTAGCAGAGACTCTTCAAGTTTCTATGGAGCGAGCAGAAGAATTCTTGGAAATCTGCTACATCGTAAACTATGATAAAAACAAAACGATAGAACCTAAAAATGGCGTTTTTGACCGTTTGGGATTCATTTTAAACGGTGCCGTCCGGATTTATTACATCAATGAAAAAGGTGAGGATATCAGCTATCTTTTGCAAGTGAATAATGATGTTATTGGTGATTATGCTAGCTATATTACCGGAAAAAAATCAATGGCAGTTATAAAGACTCTTCTAAAAACGGAAGTTTTATATTTTGATAAAAAAGATATTGAGATTTTAATTCATAAAGATATTTTTTGGCTTGGCTTGGCAAAACGAATATCCGATTTAGCTTTTTTGGATGCAAAACAAAGACTAGATGAATTATTTTTTTATACACCTGAAGAACGTTACCTCAATCTTTTGAAAAAGTCACCTGAAATTCTGAACAAAATTCCGCAGAAATACATTTCGTCTTATTTAGGAATTACGCCCCAATCGCTGAGCAGAATACGGAAAAGAATTTACTCATTCCAGAAGTTAACTTAA
- a CDS encoding FAD-dependent monooxygenase codes for MKIAIIGGGIGGLTTALALQKNNLDVTIYESATEIKPVGAGIIMANNAMQVFDKLGIRQKIEKAGHKISTIKITDPQLKTLSDVQLNTFEHKYGVHNTAIHRGDLQLILAEEIGFENIKLSKRLSKVEHGNSYRLTFEDGSFANADIVIGADGIKSVVRQQILNIGKIRSSKQKCWRGVSEFDWAAKYHHQAYEAWGKGKRFGFVRINDQQIYWYAVINENLVKNPNHLAELFTEFNPEVPRMISETPKAKIFVNDIIDLEPIFQWQKDRVCLIGDAAHATTPNMGQGACQAIEDAYVLGKLFGEGKTIDEVFTQYEELRMKKAHYIVNTSSTIGKISHYENNFAVWLRNTLLKATPGSANKKQLEKVFDISY; via the coding sequence ATGAAAATAGCAATTATCGGGGGCGGAATCGGCGGTTTGACAACAGCTTTAGCTTTACAAAAAAATAATCTGGATGTTACCATTTATGAAAGTGCAACCGAAATAAAACCTGTAGGTGCAGGAATTATCATGGCTAATAATGCAATGCAGGTTTTTGACAAACTTGGCATCCGTCAGAAAATTGAAAAAGCAGGCCACAAAATTTCAACCATTAAAATTACTGATCCACAACTCAAGACCTTATCAGATGTACAGCTGAACACATTCGAGCACAAATATGGAGTACACAATACAGCTATTCATCGTGGCGATTTGCAACTGATTTTAGCTGAAGAAATTGGTTTTGAAAATATTAAACTTTCCAAACGTTTATCTAAGGTTGAACACGGAAACAGCTACCGACTTACTTTTGAAGACGGAAGCTTCGCTAATGCAGATATAGTTATTGGTGCAGATGGAATTAAATCGGTAGTGCGGCAGCAAATTTTAAATATTGGAAAAATAAGATCCTCCAAACAGAAATGTTGGCGTGGTGTTAGTGAGTTCGATTGGGCAGCGAAATACCATCATCAAGCCTATGAGGCCTGGGGAAAAGGCAAACGCTTTGGTTTCGTGAGAATTAATGACCAACAAATCTATTGGTATGCAGTGATTAACGAGAATCTGGTTAAAAATCCAAACCATCTTGCAGAACTTTTTACCGAATTTAATCCAGAAGTGCCCAGAATGATTTCCGAAACTCCCAAAGCAAAAATATTTGTCAATGACATTATCGATTTAGAACCTATTTTTCAATGGCAAAAAGACCGCGTTTGCTTGATTGGTGATGCCGCGCATGCTACAACTCCTAATATGGGACAAGGTGCCTGCCAGGCAATTGAAGATGCTTACGTTCTCGGAAAGCTTTTTGGTGAAGGAAAAACTATAGACGAAGTTTTCACACAATACGAAGAGCTACGTATGAAAAAAGCGCATTATATTGTCAACACAAGCTCTACTATTGGTAAGATTTCTCATTATGAAAACAATTTCGCAGTTTGGCTTCGTAATACTTTATTAAAGGCAACACCTGGCTCTGCCAACAAAAAGCAATTGGAAAAAGTATTTGATATCTCCTACTAA
- a CDS encoding YdcF family protein, which translates to MKLIIKYILIAGFSWFIIHSLYITYDGLTNTEQKADLAVVFGNKVNKDGTLSPRLQVRLDKSIELYQKKQIKEILVSGGLGKEGYWEGMEMKKYLIKNKIPAKKILVDNFGDNTEKTVINTIKIADSLKYSRIISVSQFYHQTRIKKLFREHHFKNIESSSPEYFELRDFYSVFREFFAYYL; encoded by the coding sequence GTGAAATTGATCATCAAATATATTCTGATTGCAGGGTTCTCCTGGTTTATTATCCATTCTTTATATATTACTTATGATGGATTAACAAATACTGAGCAAAAAGCTGACCTTGCTGTGGTCTTCGGAAATAAAGTAAATAAAGACGGTACTCTTTCCCCACGCCTGCAGGTAAGATTGGATAAAAGCATTGAGCTCTATCAAAAAAAACAAATCAAGGAGATTCTGGTAAGTGGCGGCTTGGGCAAAGAAGGTTACTGGGAAGGAATGGAAATGAAAAAGTATCTGATAAAGAATAAAATTCCAGCTAAAAAAATCCTTGTGGATAACTTTGGTGACAACACAGAAAAGACAGTTATCAATACCATTAAAATCGCTGATAGCCTGAAATATAGCCGCATTATTTCTGTATCGCAATTTTATCATCAGACCAGAATCAAAAAATTGTTCAGGGAACATCATTTTAAAAATATTGAAAGTTCAAGTCCTGAATACTTTGAATTAAGGGATTTCTATTCAGTTTTCAGGGAGTTCTTCGCTTATTATTTATAA